In Ardenticatenales bacterium, a single genomic region encodes these proteins:
- a CDS encoding acyltransferase domain-containing protein produces MSEESLQDTTYDVSLAVIGMAGQFPDAPDINAFWNLLVNGKKATRHFSDEALLQAGVMPEILRNPNYVKAGMVLDGIELFDASFFGFNPREAEVMDPQSRLFLQNAWHALEDAGHIPGRSNSVIGIFAGKHPSSYHGLNLYANPQIVELVGMLQIASGNDADALATMVSYKLDLKGPSLTVQTFCSTSMVAIHLACQSLLAYECDMALAGGAAIQLPHRTGYLYEEGSILSPDGECRSFDAAASGSIYGSGVGVVALKRLTDALADGDHIYAIIRGSTTNNDGITRVGYTAPGLNGQATVILEALENADVHPESISYIETHGTGTPLGDSVELAAMTRAFRMQTDKCGFCAIGSVKPNIGHLDRASGVTSLIKASLALHHKLLPPSLNFEKPLPDFDLDNSPFFVNAKLRKWASPNGDPLRAGVSSFGLGGTNVHVVLEEAPPPLPATASRPCQLLLLSAKTAAALEITSSNLIDYLQAGSIHLPDVAYTLQVGRAVFNHRRMVVCTDAEDAATALSMADPRRVFTIKQTYQERPVVFMFPGVGDHYPGMGQELYQTEPTFRHWVDEGARLLQPYLSTDLRQLLYPNHTESIRNPSPQPLDLRRMLASTDEVAAQTGPLRQTVLAQPAVFVVEYALAQLLMEWGLKPQALIGYSLGEYTAACLSGVLSFPDAIKLVAERARLIDSTDPGAMLTVALSEKEIQPYLNENICLAGVLTSSISVLSGPLPLIVELKQLLDQRDIACRRLPTTQAFHSSMMETVASDLEALAQTVTLHAPQIPYLSNLTGTWIRESEATDPAYWVRHMCQPVRFADSLVELLKDKDRLLLEVGPGQSLGAFVRQHSACEMAQAAMILPTLPYHYDEQSSSAFLLTTLGKAWLAGATIDWEGFYAHEFRHRLSLPTYPFERQRYWLEPNTSTLPVPAALPEGKKADIGEWFYQSTWKQREINGEMGKDVLPDGALWLLFEDAAGLGNLLAEKLVAAGQSVARVRAGSQFRAVASDLFTINPQEPRHYRDLLRTLPGTPTQVVHLWGIEDLSGIMDTGVRFAQAQETGFYSLLNLVKAIERQPDSLHIWVVTSQAQAVTGIEQLEPAKGTIAGICRVIAQENLSIFTHTIDIIHPLDGVLPQARLTDRLMAEFTHGPNELAVAYRGNKRWVQVFEPIYLDKPQSRPTWRQQGVYLIVGGLGAVGMTIGQHLAQTWQAKLILTTRSPYPARHEWDNWLKTHDEMDRTSQQIRQFMTWESLGAEVWVAQADAGDATQVLHLLTQVDARYEKLHGVLYAAGISGDAFFTSVHEITRAACEAHFRSKAHGLYVLETALADRTLDFCLLFSSISSVLGGLGFAGYAAANNFIDLFTHQHNRHHSQWWTAVNWDTWRTRADLHDGMGATVAIYDMPPAAALEALERIIASQFLTQIVNSTGSLETRIDQWVRMLSIHQAAAESNETIVAHPRPELMTAYAPPTNETERLIVEIWQPLLGIEPIGIHDNFLELGGHSLLAIQVISRLRQTFQVHIPLALILSSPTVSNLAVAVELAIIEELENMPDDAAT; encoded by the coding sequence ATGAGTGAAGAAAGTTTGCAAGATACTACCTATGACGTATCTCTGGCCGTCATCGGCATGGCGGGGCAGTTTCCTGACGCCCCAGACATAAACGCTTTTTGGAATTTGCTGGTTAATGGAAAAAAGGCAACGCGCCACTTTTCGGATGAGGCGTTATTGCAGGCTGGCGTGATGCCTGAGATTTTGCGCAACCCCAACTACGTGAAGGCAGGCATGGTGCTGGATGGCATTGAGTTATTTGATGCTTCATTCTTTGGTTTTAACCCGCGCGAAGCGGAAGTGATGGACCCGCAATCTCGTCTATTTCTGCAAAATGCGTGGCACGCCCTGGAAGACGCCGGGCACATTCCCGGCAGGTCAAATAGCGTCATCGGCATTTTTGCCGGCAAACATCCCTCCAGCTATCACGGACTAAACCTGTACGCCAACCCCCAGATCGTCGAACTGGTCGGGATGCTGCAAATCGCCAGCGGCAACGACGCCGACGCGCTGGCAACCATGGTGTCCTACAAGCTAGACTTAAAAGGTCCCAGCCTGACCGTACAGACATTCTGTTCCACTTCCATGGTTGCCATTCATCTAGCCTGCCAGAGTTTGCTGGCATACGAATGCGATATGGCCCTGGCTGGCGGCGCGGCTATCCAACTGCCACACCGCACCGGCTACCTCTATGAAGAAGGCAGTATTCTATCTCCTGATGGTGAGTGCCGCTCCTTCGACGCCGCCGCCAGCGGCAGCATTTATGGCAGTGGCGTTGGCGTGGTGGCGCTGAAGCGGTTAACCGACGCATTGGCCGACGGAGACCACATTTACGCCATTATCCGGGGTTCAACCACAAACAATGACGGCATCACTCGCGTTGGCTACACAGCCCCTGGATTAAACGGTCAGGCGACTGTCATTCTGGAAGCCCTGGAAAACGCCGATGTTCACCCGGAATCTATCAGCTATATTGAAACGCATGGAACGGGCACGCCTTTGGGCGATTCAGTGGAGTTGGCGGCAATGACGCGGGCTTTCCGAATGCAAACAGACAAATGTGGTTTCTGCGCTATTGGTTCCGTCAAACCGAATATCGGACACCTGGATCGCGCTTCTGGTGTCACCAGCCTGATCAAAGCCTCACTTGCTCTGCATCACAAGCTGTTGCCCCCCAGCCTGAATTTCGAGAAGCCCCTTCCCGACTTCGACCTGGACAACAGCCCCTTCTTCGTCAACGCAAAACTCCGTAAATGGGCTTCTCCAAACGGCGACCCCTTACGGGCGGGCGTGAGTTCGTTTGGCCTGGGAGGCACCAATGTACATGTTGTATTGGAAGAAGCGCCGCCGCCGCTGCCGGCAACAGCCTCTCGCCCATGCCAATTACTACTGCTTTCCGCCAAAACAGCCGCGGCCCTGGAAATAACCTCGTCAAACTTGATTGACTACTTGCAGGCCGGATCAATCCATCTGCCAGACGTGGCGTATACGCTACAAGTAGGGCGCGCTGTGTTTAACCATCGGCGCATGGTCGTATGCACCGACGCCGAAGACGCAGCCACGGCCCTATCCATGGCCGATCCACGCCGTGTCTTCACCATCAAGCAAACCTATCAAGAGCGACCGGTTGTGTTTATGTTTCCTGGCGTGGGAGACCATTACCCGGGTATGGGGCAAGAGTTGTACCAGACAGAACCTACTTTTCGCCATTGGGTGGATGAAGGCGCTCGTCTACTGCAACCCTACCTGTCTACTGATTTACGCCAGCTTCTTTATCCCAACCACACGGAATCCATCCGAAATCCGTCACCACAGCCTTTGGATTTGCGTCGTATGCTGGCATCAACGGACGAGGTAGCGGCGCAAACGGGGCCTTTGCGGCAAACGGTTCTGGCCCAACCTGCTGTTTTTGTCGTGGAGTATGCCCTGGCGCAACTCCTGATGGAATGGGGACTGAAACCCCAGGCTTTAATTGGCTACAGCCTGGGTGAATATACGGCAGCTTGCCTGTCAGGCGTGCTTTCTTTTCCAGATGCCATCAAACTTGTAGCGGAGCGGGCGCGGCTCATTGATTCTACGGATCCGGGGGCCATGTTAACGGTGGCACTGTCTGAAAAAGAGATACAGCCGTATCTGAATGAAAACATATGCCTGGCCGGCGTACTCACGTCTTCGATCTCTGTTTTGTCTGGGCCGCTCCCCTTGATCGTAGAGCTAAAGCAACTCCTGGATCAGAGAGACATCGCTTGCCGTCGGCTGCCAACTACGCAGGCGTTCCACTCCTCAATGATGGAGACGGTGGCCAGTGACCTGGAAGCGCTGGCCCAAACCGTGACGTTACACGCGCCACAAATTCCCTATCTTTCCAACCTGACGGGAACCTGGATCCGCGAGAGTGAAGCAACGGATCCCGCTTATTGGGTGCGGCACATGTGTCAGCCAGTACGTTTTGCCGACAGTCTGGTTGAACTGCTAAAAGACAAAGACCGGCTGCTATTGGAAGTAGGGCCGGGTCAGAGTTTGGGGGCGTTTGTGCGCCAGCATTCCGCATGTGAAATGGCCCAGGCGGCTATGATTCTGCCGACACTTCCCTATCATTACGATGAACAGTCAAGTAGCGCTTTCTTGCTGACGACGCTGGGAAAAGCGTGGCTGGCAGGCGCAACGATTGACTGGGAGGGTTTTTACGCTCATGAGTTTCGTCACCGACTGTCGCTACCCACCTATCCATTTGAACGTCAACGCTACTGGCTAGAACCCAATACCAGCACGCTGCCTGTCCCCGCTGCGCTACCAGAAGGCAAGAAAGCCGACATCGGCGAGTGGTTCTATCAATCAACCTGGAAACAAAGAGAAATCAACGGGGAGATGGGGAAAGACGTGCTGCCGGACGGCGCGCTCTGGCTCCTCTTCGAAGATGCGGCGGGATTAGGAAATCTGCTGGCCGAGAAGCTGGTGGCGGCAGGGCAATCGGTGGCGCGGGTACGGGCCGGGTCGCAGTTCCGTGCCGTGGCGTCTGACCTGTTCACTATCAATCCACAGGAACCCCGTCATTATCGTGATCTGCTACGCACCTTGCCGGGCACGCCAACACAGGTTGTGCATTTATGGGGAATCGAGGATCTTTCTGGCATCATGGATACGGGAGTCAGGTTTGCGCAAGCTCAGGAGACAGGTTTTTACAGCCTGCTCAACCTGGTGAAGGCCATCGAAAGACAACCGGACTCATTGCATATTTGGGTAGTCACCAGCCAGGCGCAGGCAGTAACGGGTATTGAACAGTTGGAACCGGCGAAGGGCACAATTGCCGGCATTTGCCGTGTCATTGCCCAGGAAAATCTCAGCATTTTTACCCATACCATTGACATTATCCACCCGCTTGACGGCGTCTTGCCGCAAGCACGCCTGACGGATCGGCTCATGGCTGAATTTACCCATGGCCCCAATGAACTGGCGGTGGCCTACCGGGGAAATAAACGATGGGTTCAAGTTTTCGAACCTATCTATCTGGACAAACCTCAGTCCCGTCCAACCTGGCGGCAACAAGGCGTCTACCTGATTGTCGGGGGACTCGGAGCGGTAGGGATGACCATTGGGCAGCACCTGGCCCAAACCTGGCAGGCGAAATTGATTCTGACCACACGCTCTCCCTACCCTGCCCGTCACGAATGGGATAACTGGCTAAAAACCCATGATGAAATGGACCGCACCAGCCAACAAATCCGCCAATTTATGACCTGGGAATCATTGGGAGCTGAAGTGTGGGTTGCCCAGGCTGACGCCGGCGACGCCACGCAGGTTTTGCATCTATTGACCCAGGTAGATGCCCGATACGAAAAACTGCATGGCGTCTTGTACGCTGCCGGCATTTCCGGTGATGCTTTTTTCACGTCTGTTCACGAAATCACCCGCGCCGCCTGCGAAGCACATTTCCGCTCCAAAGCGCATGGCTTATACGTGCTAGAAACAGCGCTGGCGGATCGGACGCTTGACTTTTGCCTCCTCTTCTCTTCTATATCCTCCGTATTAGGCGGGCTGGGATTTGCCGGCTATGCGGCTGCCAACAACTTCATTGACCTGTTCACACACCAACACAACCGCCACCACAGCCAGTGGTGGACAGCCGTAAACTGGGACACCTGGCGCACGCGCGCCGACCTGCACGATGGCATGGGGGCCACCGTGGCAATCTATGATATGCCACCCGCGGCAGCACTGGAAGCGCTTGAGCGCATCATTGCTTCTCAATTCCTAACGCAGATTGTCAATTCCACTGGCAGCCTGGAGACACGTATTGACCAATGGGTACGCATGTTATCCATTCACCAGGCTGCCGCGGAAAGCAACGAAACAATCGTGGCCCACCCCAGGCCAGAATTGATGACTGCTTACGCGCCGCCGACAAATGAAACAGAAAGGCTCATCGTGGAGATATGGCAACCACTCCTGGGTATTGAGCCGATCGGCATTCACGATAACTTTCTTGAGCTGGGGGGACACTCCTTGCTGGCAATACAAGTCATATCCCGGTTACGGCAAACTTTCCAGGTACATATCCCTTTGGCTTTGATTCTGTCGTCGCCCACCGTTTCCAACCTGGCTGTAGCGGTCGAACTGGCGATTATTGAAGAACTAGAAAACATGCCCGACGATGCGGCGACGTAA